The sequence TGCAATCTATTCGATATCGACGAATTGCGTAATTTCGAATACAGCCCGGACCAGTTCGAAAACCTGCTGATGTGTAATTTTATCGACGACACCCAGTCGATTTTTCCGCTGATGGAGTTGCAGCGCTGCATGGTCGATACCTGGGTCGAGTGGTCCGACTTTAAGGTGTTTGCCACGCGACCGTTTGGGAACCGGGCGGTCTGGATCGGCTACGATCCCTCGCTCACTGGAGATAGTGCTGGGTGCGTGGTGCTGGCTCCCCCGTTGGTTGCTGGTGGCAAGTTCCGCATCCTGGAGCGCCATCAGTGGCGTGATATGGATTTCGAAGCACAGGCCGAGGCGATCCGGCAAATGACGCTCCGTTATAACGTGGAATACATCGGCATCGATACCACCGGCATGGGGATAGGCGTCTTTCCGTTAGTGCGCCAGTTCTTTCCGGCGGCTACCGCGATTACCTATTCGGTCGAAGTGAAGACCCGCATGGTGTTAAAGGCTAAAAACATCATCAGTAAAGCCCGGCTCGAATTCGACGCCGGATCGATCGATATCGCGCAGGCCTTTATGGCGATCCATAAAACGCTCACCGCCAGCGGTCGGCAAGCTACCTACGAAGCAAGTCGCACCGATGCCACCGGCCATGCCGATCTGGCGTGGGCGTGTATGCACGCACTCGACCACGAGCCGTTTGAAGGCGGTCATTCCAACACCCAATCCTTTATGGAGATTTATACCTCATGAGCAATAAGCAACAGGCGCGATTCCGTGCCGACAACATGGGCACGGCTACCACCACCGACCTCGCTACCACCGCAATCCCGACGACGAGCGACAAGGCAGCAAACGCCGCGGCAGGCTTCGAAGCCTTCACGTTTGGCGATCCGACGCCGGTACTCGATCACGCCGAGATCCTCGATAGTTTGGAATGCTGGTCGAACGGGCGCTGGTATGAGCCACCTGTCAATTATGCCGGGTTGACAAAATCGTTTAACTCGAGCGTCCACCACAGCAGCGCGATCTACTTCAAAGCCAACATCCTGACCTCGACGTTTGTGCCGACACCTCTACTGTCACGCGATGCGTTCAAACGGCTGACGCTGGATTTTTTAACCTTTGGCAATGCGTACCTGGAGAAACGGGTCAGCCGCAGCGGCAAGCTGTTGGCGCTGGCGCATGCGTTAGCCAAGTACGTGCGGCGCGGGCGCGATCTGGACCAGTATTATTTCGTGCGCGGCTGGCAGGAAGAGTATGCGTTTCGCACCGGCTCACTGTGTCACCTGATGGACCCCGACGTGAATCAGGAAGTCTACGGCGTGCCGCAATATCTGAGTGCATTGCAGTCGGCGTGGCTCAACGAAGCAGCGACCTTATTTCGGCGCAAGTATTACAAGAACGGTTCCCACGCCGGATTCATCTTTTACATGACCGACGCGGCCGCAAACAACGCCGACGTGGACAACCTGCGCCAGGCCATGCGTGACAGCAAGGGGCCGGGCAATTTCCGCAACCTGTTCATGTATGCACCGAATGGGAAGAAAGACGGCATTCAGATTCTGCCGGTCTCGGACGTGGCGGCGAAGGATGAATTCTTCAACATCAAAGGCGTGACCCGCGACGACGTGCTGGCTGCACACCGCGTGCCGCCCCAGTTGCTCGGCATCATGCCCAATAACACCGGCGGCTTCGGAGCCGTCGAACCGGCAGCGCGGGTGTTCGCCCGCAATGAACTGGTCCCGCTGCAATCGCAGTTTTTAGCCATCAATGATTGGGCCGGACAAGAGGTCGTGAAGTTTGACGACTATGTACTGGTAACCGGCGAATCCAAGACCAATGAAAGGGCAGCATCATGAGCGACATCGCGGACCGCGCCGACTGGCGCATTGCCCACGAGATGACGACCGCGCTGGCGCAAGTGCGCCGCATACCATTGTTGCAGGCCGATCACCACTGCCATTTCTGTCAGGCACCCATAGCATCCGCGTTGCTCTTCTGTGATGTGGACTGCCGCGATGACTACGAGCGGGAGCAGGCAGCGCTGAGACGCGCCGGACGATAACCCGCCTCTATAGCCCGATGCCGCGCACGCTGCGAGTGCACCACACCCCAATTGACCGCCTTGCGCGGTCTTTTTTACGTCCCGCGTTGCATTGTTTTTTTGATCTTATTGATGTCCGCCAGGCCCAGCGCCGCGCACTACCCACCACGCCTGCGGGCTTCATTAGATGCACTGGTATTAGTGCACCGTGCAACGCCGCCACAGCCCCGCCCTGAGCGGGGCGCGGGGGGAGTAACTCTGCAACAGCGTGACGCAGTTTGATGCAGCTGGAGCCTGTTTTAATATGCACAAGCGCTAGTGCACCAAAAAAATTGTGCATCAAAAAACCATTTACGTATTTTTCTATGAAGCAATTTTTTTCGGGTCGTTTTTTGATCAGTGAAGTCTTCAAAGAACGCGGTCACGTATTCATGTA is a genomic window of Glaciimonas sp. CA11.2 containing:
- a CDS encoding phage portal protein — protein: MSNKQQARFRADNMGTATTTDLATTAIPTTSDKAANAAAGFEAFTFGDPTPVLDHAEILDSLECWSNGRWYEPPVNYAGLTKSFNSSVHHSSAIYFKANILTSTFVPTPLLSRDAFKRLTLDFLTFGNAYLEKRVSRSGKLLALAHALAKYVRRGRDLDQYYFVRGWQEEYAFRTGSLCHLMDPDVNQEVYGVPQYLSALQSAWLNEAATLFRRKYYKNGSHAGFIFYMTDAAANNADVDNLRQAMRDSKGPGNFRNLFMYAPNGKKDGIQILPVSDVAAKDEFFNIKGVTRDDVLAAHRVPPQLLGIMPNNTGGFGAVEPAARVFARNELVPLQSQFLAINDWAGQEVVKFDDYVLVTGESKTNERAAS
- a CDS encoding DUF2116 family Zn-ribbon domain-containing protein; translated protein: MSDIADRADWRIAHEMTTALAQVRRIPLLQADHHCHFCQAPIASALLFCDVDCRDDYEREQAALRRAGR